One window from the genome of Streptomyces sp. NBC_01476 encodes:
- a CDS encoding XdhC family protein, producing MSARALELTERRVPFVHATVVRAQAPASAHAGDEAIVYDDGTIDGFVGGVCAEGSVRTAALGALRAARPLLLRVLPEGEQDFPEAPGAEVVVNTCLSGGALEIFLEPVLPPPLIEVVGHTPVAEAVLAVADVLGWATARSLPAGPVDPQTVAVVVAGHGRDEIESIRAALDAGVDRIALVASRRRGSALLDELELTAAERARISTPAGLDIGARTPPEVALSILAELVEAVRSGQVRVPAPAPDRAPAEAIDPVCGMTVTVGPDTPHAVVDGVDHWFCGSGCLNRYTKEPVG from the coding sequence GTGAGCGCGCGAGCGCTCGAACTGACCGAGCGGCGTGTGCCGTTCGTGCACGCCACCGTGGTGCGCGCACAGGCGCCGGCCTCGGCGCACGCCGGGGACGAGGCGATCGTGTACGACGACGGCACGATCGACGGCTTCGTCGGCGGGGTGTGCGCCGAGGGTTCGGTGCGCACCGCCGCCCTGGGCGCGCTGCGTGCCGCCCGCCCGCTGCTGCTGCGGGTCCTGCCGGAGGGCGAGCAGGACTTCCCCGAGGCGCCCGGCGCCGAGGTGGTGGTGAACACCTGCCTGTCCGGCGGCGCGCTGGAGATCTTCCTCGAACCCGTACTGCCCCCGCCGCTGATCGAGGTGGTCGGGCACACCCCGGTCGCCGAAGCGGTGCTCGCGGTGGCCGACGTGCTCGGCTGGGCCACCGCCCGCTCGCTGCCCGCCGGACCGGTCGACCCCCAGACGGTGGCGGTGGTCGTCGCCGGACACGGCCGCGACGAGATCGAGTCCATCCGGGCCGCGCTCGACGCGGGCGTGGACCGGATCGCCCTGGTCGCCAGCCGGCGCCGCGGCTCCGCCCTGCTCGACGAGCTGGAGCTGACCGCGGCCGAACGCGCCAGGATCAGCACCCCGGCCGGTCTGGACATCGGGGCCCGTACGCCGCCGGAGGTCGCGCTCTCCATCCTCGCCGAGCTGGTGGAGGCGGTCCGCTCCGGGCAGGTGCGGGTACCCGCACCTGCGCCGGACCGGGCACCCGCCGAGGCGATCGACCCGGTCTGCGGCATGACGGTCACGGTCGGACCGGACACCCCGCACGCGGTGGTGGACGGTGTCGACCACTGGTTCTGCGGCTCCGGCTGCCTGAACCGCTACACGAAAGAGCCGGTGGGTTAG
- a CDS encoding AAA family ATPase gives MGGLFTDAAEVRRRLDAVGHLVDDGTATALYLATVLHRPLLIEGEPGVGKTSTAKALAETLGTPLIRLQCYEGLSASEALYEWNYQRQLLAIRLTEARAERLTDADLFTEEFLQDRPLLRAVRYDGPLPPVLLIDEIDRADDEFEALLFEFLGEAAITVPELGTFAAARPPLVILTSNRSRELHDALRRRCLYHWIDFPAPERVVEILRRTVPGAGDPLIASAAEFIGRARRLELDKAPGMAEAIDWLSALSALDVSRLARGDIVRTLSTVAKSADDLVAVTEALDDLGYPKAVAP, from the coding sequence GTGGGCGGCCTCTTCACGGACGCCGCGGAGGTCAGGCGGCGGCTGGACGCGGTCGGCCACCTGGTGGACGACGGCACGGCGACCGCCCTCTACCTGGCCACCGTCCTCCACCGGCCGCTCCTCATCGAGGGCGAGCCGGGCGTCGGCAAGACCAGCACCGCCAAGGCACTCGCCGAGACGCTGGGCACCCCGCTGATCCGTCTGCAGTGCTACGAGGGGCTGTCCGCGAGCGAGGCGCTCTACGAGTGGAACTACCAGCGGCAGCTGCTGGCGATCCGGCTCACCGAGGCCCGCGCCGAGCGGCTCACCGACGCGGACCTGTTCACCGAGGAGTTCCTGCAGGACCGGCCGCTGCTGCGGGCGGTCCGCTACGACGGTCCGCTGCCGCCGGTGCTGCTGATCGACGAGATCGACCGCGCGGACGACGAGTTCGAGGCGCTGCTCTTCGAGTTCCTCGGCGAGGCCGCGATCACCGTCCCCGAGCTCGGCACCTTCGCCGCGGCCCGGCCGCCGCTGGTGATCCTCACCTCCAACCGCAGCCGCGAACTCCATGACGCGCTGCGGCGGCGCTGCCTCTACCACTGGATCGACTTCCCGGCGCCGGAACGCGTGGTGGAGATCCTGCGCCGTACGGTGCCGGGTGCGGGCGACCCGCTGATCGCGTCGGCGGCCGAGTTCATCGGGCGGGCCCGCCGGCTGGAGCTGGACAAGGCGCCGGGGATGGCCGAGGCGATCGACTGGCTCTCCGCGCTGTCGGCGCTGGACGTCAGCCGGCTGGCGCGGGGCGACATCGTGCGCACGCTCAGCACGGTCGCCAAGAGCGCGGACGATCTGGTCGCGGTGACCGAAGCGCTCGACGACCTCGGCTATCCCAAGGCGGTGGCGCCGTGA
- a CDS encoding SRPBCC domain-containing protein, with protein MKIENEFGVDAPLERAWAALTDLEGLAPCMPGAQLTGVEGDVYKGKVKVKVGPVISQFAGTARFVEKDDAAHHAVISASGKDARGGGNASAMIHAQLRQDGSGTHVSVSTDLNISGKLAQFGSGMIKEISEKLLTQFVHNLEAQLHEAPAAGGTGPAEAPAGAGGAAGAGPVTAAPPVAESPAAPPTRTEGPATAPATPAPGPAGTAPTPTASTPSTPAWGRTSAGPAGAGSGEAATAPVAGGSAGSVAGRTDAASAGTSSGQATSAPASGGAGEVGIGAALPAEGARAGLGSLEAAAPVAGLAEPPAAVAPADASAAGAGSFQATPEAEPLDLMELAGSSVYKRLIPVAVLVLVVIGVVIWLIVR; from the coding sequence ATGAAGATCGAGAACGAATTCGGTGTCGATGCCCCGCTCGAGCGCGCCTGGGCCGCGCTCACGGACCTGGAGGGCCTGGCCCCCTGCATGCCCGGTGCGCAGCTCACCGGTGTCGAGGGCGATGTCTACAAGGGCAAGGTGAAGGTCAAGGTCGGGCCGGTGATCAGCCAGTTCGCCGGGACGGCCCGCTTCGTGGAGAAGGACGACGCCGCCCACCACGCGGTGATCAGTGCCTCCGGCAAGGACGCGCGGGGCGGCGGCAACGCCTCGGCGATGATCCACGCCCAGCTGCGGCAGGACGGCTCGGGCACGCACGTCAGCGTCTCCACCGACCTCAACATCAGCGGGAAGCTGGCGCAGTTCGGCAGCGGGATGATCAAGGAGATCTCGGAGAAGCTGCTGACGCAGTTCGTGCACAACCTGGAGGCGCAGCTGCACGAGGCGCCTGCGGCGGGCGGCACCGGACCGGCGGAGGCCCCCGCCGGCGCCGGCGGGGCGGCGGGCGCGGGCCCCGTGACCGCGGCCCCGCCGGTCGCGGAGTCGCCTGCCGCGCCGCCGACCCGTACGGAGGGCCCGGCCACGGCGCCCGCAACCCCGGCCCCCGGCCCGGCGGGAACGGCCCCCACGCCCACGGCCTCCACCCCGTCGACCCCCGCGTGGGGCCGCACGAGCGCGGGCCCCGCAGGTGCGGGTTCGGGGGAGGCGGCGACCGCGCCGGTCGCCGGCGGGTCGGCGGGGTCCGTGGCTGGTCGTACGGACGCGGCTTCCGCCGGTACGAGTTCGGGGCAGGCGACGTCCGCGCCGGCCTCCGGTGGTGCGGGGGAGGTGGGGATCGGGGCAGCGTTGCCCGCCGAGGGCGCGCGGGCCGGCCTCGGGTCCTTGGAGGCGGCCGCTCCCGTCGCGGGTCTGGCGGAGCCGCCCGCTGCTGTGGCGCCCGCTGACGCCTCGGCCGCCGGGGCGGGGTCCTTTCAGGCCACGCCGGAGGCCGAACCGCTGGATCTGATGGAGCTGGCCGGCTCGTCGGTCTACAAGAGGCTGATCCCGGTGGCGGTGCTCGTCCTCGTCGTGATCGGCGTGGTGATCTGGCTGATCGTCCGGTGA
- a CDS encoding vWA domain-containing protein — protein MTVPAGGLPLLPAVDRAAFAVALAGRLRERGVAVGLTSVEDFTRALEAVPPSSREALYWTARICLAREHGDLAVFDAVFDAVFGDAVLPLDPNARRTGLGAAPTADDGYASVPGPSQESQEGGGLPWVTLPPAVAGAGTSDGAEKLAVPERLPSDLAGLADTPFGELSPRDTALLGQWLERALPVWPVRRSRRHRVRPGGPLVELRATVARARRTGWEPVKLVRTGPVTRPRRVVVLCDVSQSMQPQAVAYLHLMRALALTTDAEVFAFATTVTRLTTVLAHRSAEAAVAAASARVVDRFGGTRIAGSLRTLLGSHHGGLLRGAVVIIGSDGWDGDPPEQLAAAMARLRRRAHTVVWLNPRAGAPGFLPRTGTMAAALPYCDALLPGDTFGSLLRLPAEIAARAARGPRARG, from the coding sequence GTGACGGTTCCCGCCGGTGGCCTTCCGCTGCTCCCGGCCGTCGACCGCGCGGCCTTTGCCGTCGCGCTCGCCGGACGGCTGCGGGAGCGGGGGGTGGCGGTCGGCCTGACCTCCGTCGAGGACTTCACCCGGGCGCTGGAGGCGGTGCCGCCCTCGTCACGGGAGGCGCTGTACTGGACCGCCAGGATCTGCCTGGCCCGGGAGCACGGGGACCTGGCGGTCTTCGACGCCGTGTTCGACGCGGTCTTCGGGGACGCCGTCCTCCCGCTGGACCCCAACGCCCGGCGGACCGGCCTGGGCGCCGCCCCCACCGCGGACGACGGCTACGCCTCCGTACCCGGCCCGTCCCAGGAGTCGCAGGAGGGCGGCGGCCTGCCCTGGGTGACGCTGCCGCCGGCCGTCGCGGGAGCCGGGACGTCCGACGGCGCGGAGAAGCTCGCCGTGCCCGAGCGGCTGCCCAGCGACCTGGCCGGTCTCGCGGACACCCCTTTCGGCGAGCTGAGCCCGCGCGACACCGCGCTGCTCGGCCAGTGGCTGGAGCGGGCGCTGCCGGTCTGGCCGGTCCGCCGCTCCCGGCGCCACCGCGTCCGGCCCGGCGGCCCGCTGGTCGAACTGCGGGCGACCGTGGCGCGCGCCCGCCGTACCGGCTGGGAGCCGGTGAAGCTGGTCAGGACCGGGCCGGTGACCAGACCGCGCCGGGTCGTCGTGCTCTGTGACGTCAGCCAGTCCATGCAGCCGCAGGCGGTCGCGTACCTGCATCTGATGCGCGCGCTGGCCCTCACCACCGACGCGGAGGTCTTCGCCTTCGCCACCACGGTCACCCGGCTCACCACCGTGCTGGCGCACCGCTCGGCGGAGGCCGCGGTGGCGGCGGCCTCGGCCCGGGTGGTGGACCGCTTCGGCGGCACCCGGATCGCGGGCAGCCTGCGGACGCTGCTCGGCTCGCACCACGGTGGCCTGCTGCGGGGCGCGGTGGTGATCATCGGCTCGGACGGCTGGGACGGCGACCCGCCGGAGCAGCTGGCCGCGGCGATGGCGCGGTTGCGGCGCCGCGCCCACACGGTGGTCTGGCTCAACCCCCGGGCGGGGGCGCCCGGCTTCCTACCGCGCACCGGCACGATGGCCGCGGCGCTGCCGTACTGCGATGCGCTGCTGCCCGGTGACACCTTCGGCTCGCTGCTCCGGCTGCCCGCGGAGATCGCCGCCCGCGCCGCCCGCGGCCCCCGCGCCCGCGGCTGA
- a CDS encoding LysR family transcriptional regulator: MTPTQLRAFAATVRLGSVKAAAADLDVSEAAVSMHVAHLRKELGDKLFTRAASGLAFTPGGLRLASRAIEMLGLQDRTVLEVSQAGAGRRLLRLATSSLFAEHAAPGLIELFAGRAADLNVELSVHNPQRFGTLLVTRAVDAAIGPRPATLEEPMSCTTFLNYQVLAVVGTGHPLVSGRVGLPELRAQTWLLGPSAVGRIGMVPTVLRRINVPEENQRIFQSHAAAIEEAKHGKGVALAVAFAVAKDLAAGDLHQVVTPVLPARGSWNILTLPDRDAPPVAAELRRFVTTPRATQAMLKGSGVTAGRFRPAVHVTLWS, from the coding sequence TTGACCCCGACGCAGTTGCGGGCGTTCGCGGCGACGGTACGGCTCGGCTCGGTGAAGGCGGCCGCAGCCGATCTGGACGTGTCGGAGGCCGCGGTCTCGATGCACGTCGCGCATCTGCGCAAGGAGCTGGGCGACAAGCTCTTCACCCGGGCGGCGAGCGGGCTCGCCTTCACCCCGGGCGGCCTGCGGCTGGCCAGCCGGGCGATCGAGATGCTCGGGCTCCAGGACCGGACCGTGCTGGAGGTCAGCCAGGCCGGAGCGGGACGGCGGCTGCTGCGGCTGGCCACGTCGAGCCTCTTCGCGGAGCACGCGGCGCCCGGCCTGATCGAGCTCTTCGCCGGGCGGGCCGCCGATCTGAACGTCGAGCTGAGCGTCCACAACCCGCAGAGGTTCGGCACGCTGCTGGTGACCCGGGCGGTCGACGCGGCGATCGGGCCGCGGCCGGCCACCCTTGAGGAGCCGATGTCCTGTACGACGTTCCTCAACTACCAGGTGCTGGCGGTGGTGGGCACCGGCCACCCGCTGGTGTCCGGCCGGGTGGGCCTGCCGGAGCTGCGCGCGCAGACCTGGCTGCTGGGGCCCTCGGCGGTCGGCCGGATAGGGATGGTGCCGACGGTGCTGCGCCGGATCAACGTGCCCGAGGAGAACCAGCGGATCTTCCAGAGCCACGCGGCCGCGATCGAGGAGGCCAAGCACGGCAAGGGGGTGGCGCTCGCGGTCGCCTTCGCGGTGGCGAAGGACCTCGCGGCGGGCGACCTGCACCAGGTGGTCACTCCGGTGCTGCCGGCCCGTGGCTCCTGGAACATCCTCACCCTGCCGGACCGCGACGCCCCGCCGGTGGCGGCGGAGCTGCGGCGCTTCGTCACGACCCCGCGGGCCACCCAGGCGATGCTCAAGGGTTCCGGCGTCACCGCGGGCCGCTTCCGCCCCGCGGTGCACGTAACCCTCTGGAGCTGA
- the rplM gene encoding 50S ribosomal protein L13 produces MRTFSPKPGDVTRQWHVIDAQDVVLGRLATQTASLLRGKHKPIYAPHVDTGDFVIIINADKVHLTGNKRTQKMAYRHSGYPGGLRSVRYDELLDKHPEKAIEKAVKGMLPKNTLGRQMLSKLKVYSGDQHPHAAQQPVPFEITQVAQ; encoded by the coding sequence GTGCGTACGTTCAGCCCCAAGCCCGGCGATGTCACTCGCCAGTGGCACGTCATCGACGCGCAGGACGTCGTCCTGGGCCGTCTCGCGACCCAGACCGCGTCCCTTCTGCGGGGCAAGCACAAGCCCATCTACGCCCCGCACGTCGACACCGGTGACTTCGTCATCATCATCAACGCCGACAAGGTGCACCTGACCGGCAACAAGCGGACCCAGAAGATGGCCTACCGCCACTCCGGGTACCCGGGCGGCCTGCGTTCCGTGCGGTACGACGAGCTGCTGGACAAGCACCCCGAGAAGGCCATCGAGAAGGCCGTCAAGGGCATGCTTCCCAAGAACACCCTGGGCCGTCAGATGCTCTCGAAGCTGAAGGTCTACTCGGGCGACCAGCACCCGCACGCTGCCCAGCAGCCGGTGCCGTTCGAGATCACCCAGGTCGCGCAGTAG
- the rpsI gene encoding 30S ribosomal protein S9 produces the protein MAETTAETPVEGDETYDEITTFESEAVESEYTSESLASRFGDPQPAAGTGRRKQSIARVRIIPGSGKWKINGRTLEGYFPNKVHQQEVNEPFKVLELDGRYDVVARINGGGISGQAGALRLGVARALNEADVDNNRGPLKKAGFLTRDDRAVERKKAGLKKARKAPQFSKR, from the coding sequence GTGGCTGAGACCACTGCCGAGACCCCCGTCGAGGGCGACGAGACCTACGACGAGATCACCACCTTCGAGTCGGAGGCCGTCGAGTCGGAGTACACCTCCGAGTCGCTCGCGTCCCGCTTCGGCGACCCGCAGCCGGCCGCCGGCACCGGCCGCCGCAAGCAGTCCATCGCCCGCGTCCGGATCATCCCGGGCAGCGGAAAGTGGAAGATCAACGGTCGCACCCTTGAGGGCTACTTCCCGAACAAGGTGCACCAGCAGGAAGTCAACGAGCCGTTCAAGGTGCTGGAGCTCGACGGTCGTTACGACGTCGTCGCCCGTATCAACGGTGGCGGCATCTCCGGCCAGGCCGGTGCGCTGCGCCTGGGCGTCGCCCGTGCGCTCAACGAGGCGGACGTGGACAACAACCGCGGCCCGCTGAAGAAGGCCGGCTTCCTGACCCGTGACGACCGCGCGGTCGAGCGGAAGAAGGCCGGTCTGAAGAAGGCCCGCAAGGCGCCGCAGTTCAGCAAGCGCTGA
- the glmM gene encoding phosphoglucosamine mutase, with translation MGRLFGTDGVRGIANADLTAELALGLSVAAAHVLGELGSFEGHRPVAVVGRDPRASGEFLEAAVVAGLASAGVDVLRVGVLPTPAVAYLTGALGADLGVMLSASHNAMPDNGVKFLARGGHKLDDELEERIEAVYEEHSTGAPWNRPTGAGVGRVRDYDEGFDQYVAHLIGVLPNRLDGLKVVLDEANGAASRVSPEAFSRAGAEVITIGADPDGLNINDGCGSTHLGLLQEAVVAHGADFGIAHDGDADRCLAVDANGAEVDGDQIMAILAVALRERGGLRQDTVVGTVMSNLGFKLAMEREGINLVQTAVGDRYVLESMKEHGYALGGEQSGHVIVLDHATTGDGTLTGLLLAARVAETGRTLADLATVMRRLPQVLVNVPDVDRSRVESAVELAVAVAEAETELGATGRVLLRPSGTEPLVRVMVEAADIEHARAVAGRLADVVKSTLG, from the coding sequence GTGGGACGACTCTTCGGCACCGACGGGGTGCGGGGCATCGCCAACGCCGATCTCACCGCCGAGCTGGCGCTCGGCCTGTCCGTCGCCGCGGCGCATGTGCTCGGCGAGCTGGGCAGCTTCGAGGGCCACCGGCCGGTGGCCGTGGTCGGCCGCGATCCACGGGCGTCCGGCGAGTTCCTGGAGGCCGCCGTGGTGGCGGGCCTCGCCAGCGCGGGCGTGGACGTCCTGCGGGTCGGTGTGCTGCCCACTCCTGCGGTGGCGTATCTCACCGGCGCGCTGGGTGCCGACCTCGGCGTGATGCTCTCCGCCAGCCACAACGCCATGCCGGACAACGGTGTCAAGTTCCTGGCCCGCGGTGGCCACAAGCTCGACGACGAGCTGGAGGAGCGGATCGAGGCGGTCTACGAGGAGCACAGCACCGGTGCGCCCTGGAACCGCCCCACCGGCGCCGGCGTCGGCCGGGTCCGCGACTACGACGAGGGCTTCGACCAGTACGTGGCCCACCTCATCGGGGTCCTGCCGAACCGGCTCGACGGCCTGAAGGTCGTTCTGGACGAGGCGAACGGCGCGGCCTCCCGGGTGTCGCCCGAGGCGTTCTCCCGGGCCGGCGCCGAGGTGATCACCATCGGCGCCGACCCCGACGGCCTCAACATCAACGACGGCTGCGGCTCCACCCACCTCGGCCTGCTGCAGGAGGCCGTGGTCGCGCACGGCGCCGACTTCGGCATCGCGCACGACGGCGACGCGGACCGCTGCCTGGCGGTGGACGCGAACGGCGCCGAGGTCGACGGCGACCAGATCATGGCGATCCTGGCGGTCGCGCTGCGCGAGCGCGGCGGGCTGCGGCAGGACACCGTCGTCGGCACCGTGATGTCCAACCTCGGCTTCAAGCTGGCGATGGAGCGCGAGGGCATCAACCTGGTGCAGACCGCGGTCGGCGACCGTTACGTGCTGGAGTCGATGAAGGAGCACGGCTACGCGCTCGGCGGGGAGCAGTCCGGGCACGTCATCGTGCTGGACCACGCCACCACCGGCGACGGCACGCTCACCGGTCTGCTGCTGGCGGCCAGGGTCGCCGAGACGGGACGGACGCTGGCCGACCTCGCCACCGTGATGCGGCGGCTGCCGCAGGTGCTGGTCAATGTGCCGGACGTGGACAGGAGCCGGGTGGAGTCCGCCGTCGAGCTGGCCGTCGCGGTCGCCGAGGCGGAGACCGAGCTGGGCGCGACCGGGCGGGTGCTGCTGCGCCCCTCGGGGACGGAGCCGCTGGTCCGGGTGATGGTGGAGGCGGCGGACATCGAGCACGCCCGTGCGGTGGCCGGGCGGCTGGCGGACGTGGTGAAGTCGACGCTGGGCTAG
- the coaA gene encoding type I pantothenate kinase: MPINAVPATPYVDLSRDQWRTLRDRTPLPLTAAEVERLRGLGDVIDLEEVVDVYLPLSRLLNLYIAAHSGLRGALNTFLGDLAGAQPGTPFVIGVAGSVAVGKSTTARLLQALLARWPEHPRVELVTTDGFLLPNAELTRRGLMARKGFPESYDRRALTRFVADVKSGKPEVTAPVYSHLSYDIVPGEQLTVHRPDILIVEGLNVLQPALPGSDGRTRIGLADHFDFSVYVDARTEDIEQWYLGRFRKLRDTAFQDPSSYFRTYTQVPEAEAMEYAQLMWRTVNQPNLEQNVLPTRSRATLVIRKGPEHRVQRLSLRKL; this comes from the coding sequence GTGCCGATCAATGCCGTGCCTGCGACGCCGTATGTGGACCTCAGCCGCGACCAGTGGCGGACGCTGCGCGACCGCACCCCGCTTCCGCTCACCGCCGCCGAGGTAGAGCGGCTGCGCGGGCTGGGGGACGTGATCGACCTGGAGGAGGTGGTCGACGTCTACCTGCCGCTCTCGCGGCTGCTCAACCTCTACATCGCCGCCCACAGCGGCCTGCGCGGCGCGCTCAACACCTTCCTCGGGGACCTGGCCGGCGCCCAGCCCGGCACGCCCTTCGTGATCGGGGTCGCCGGCAGCGTCGCGGTCGGCAAGTCCACCACCGCCCGGCTGCTGCAGGCCCTGCTCGCCCGCTGGCCCGAGCACCCGCGAGTCGAACTCGTCACCACCGACGGCTTCCTGCTCCCCAACGCCGAACTCACCCGCCGCGGCCTGATGGCCCGCAAAGGCTTCCCCGAGTCCTACGACCGCCGCGCCCTCACCCGCTTCGTCGCCGACGTGAAATCCGGCAAGCCCGAGGTCACCGCGCCCGTCTACTCCCACCTGAGCTACGACATCGTGCCCGGCGAGCAGCTCACCGTGCACCGCCCCGACATCCTGATCGTCGAGGGGCTCAACGTGCTGCAGCCCGCCCTCCCCGGCAGCGACGGCCGCACCCGGATCGGCCTCGCCGACCACTTCGACTTCAGCGTCTACGTGGACGCCCGTACCGAGGACATCGAGCAGTGGTACCTCGGGCGGTTCCGCAAACTCCGCGACACCGCCTTCCAGGACCCCAGCTCGTACTTCCGCACGTACACCCAGGTGCCGGAGGCCGAGGCGATGGAGTACGCCCAGCTGATGTGGCGCACCGTCAACCAGCCCAACCTGGAGCAGAACGTGCTGCCGACCCGCAGCCGGGCCACGCTGGTGATCCGCAAGGGCCCGGAGCACAGGGTGCAGCGGCTGAGCCTGCGCAAGCTCTGA